Proteins encoded by one window of Blautia luti:
- a CDS encoding calcium/sodium antiporter: MERFINNAPFALVLVFLVIGFILLIKGADFFVEGSSSVAKRLHVPSIIIGLTIVAMGTSLPETAVSVSASLIGNNELAVSNVVGSNIFNLMVVIGVCAMIATVDVAKETIKRDIPFSLICAGLLLLLGIAGFGDKAGMTLGHLDGVIFIGFFAGYIFYMIKIALKASKEGKKVEIEGGSDEDIKLISVPLSIVFIIGGAAAIALGGDITVDAASRIASDLGMSQTLIGLTIVSIGTSLPELVTSIVAARKKEVDMALGNAIGSNVFNILMVLGIASTISPISIITENIIDLCVLIAFTICVWIFAGTKKKIGKIEGFAMVVFYAAYAVYIIIR, translated from the coding sequence ATGGAAAGATTTATTAACAATGCCCCATTTGCTCTTGTACTTGTATTTCTTGTAATCGGTTTTATACTGCTTATCAAAGGTGCGGACTTTTTTGTAGAGGGAAGTTCAAGTGTGGCAAAGAGACTGCATGTTCCGTCTATCATTATCGGACTTACCATTGTTGCAATGGGAACATCACTTCCGGAGACAGCAGTCAGCGTATCAGCTTCACTTATCGGCAATAATGAACTTGCAGTAAGTAATGTAGTCGGCTCCAATATATTTAACCTGATGGTTGTTATTGGTGTGTGTGCAATGATTGCTACAGTAGATGTTGCAAAAGAAACAATAAAAAGAGATATCCCATTTTCACTTATCTGTGCAGGACTTTTATTGCTTTTGGGAATTGCAGGATTTGGTGACAAGGCAGGCATGACACTTGGACATCTTGACGGTGTGATATTCATTGGTTTCTTTGCCGGATATATTTTCTATATGATCAAGATTGCATTAAAGGCAAGCAAAGAAGGCAAAAAAGTTGAAATCGAAGGCGGATCAGATGAAGATATCAAGCTGATTTCAGTCCCGCTCAGTATTGTGTTCATAATTGGCGGTGCTGCTGCAATTGCGCTCGGCGGAGACATAACGGTAGATGCTGCATCAAGAATAGCATCTGACCTTGGAATGAGCCAGACACTTATTGGACTTACCATTGTTTCAATAGGAACATCACTTCCGGAACTTGTGACTTCAATAGTTGCTGCCAGAAAGAAAGAAGTCGATATGGCACTTGGTAATGCGATCGGTTCCAATGTATTTAACATTCTTATGGTACTCGGTATTGCATCAACGATCAGTCCAATCAGCATCATTACTGAAAATATCATTGATCTGTGTGTACTTATTGCATTTACGATCTGTGTATGGATCTTTGCAGGAACAAAGAAGAAAATCGGAAAAATCGAAGGATTCGCTATGGTTGTATTTTATGCGGCATATGCAGTTTATATCATCATAAGATAA
- a CDS encoding TMEM165/GDT1 family protein, with protein sequence MLLFLKIFFTEFIAEMGDKTQLMLIALTPKYKLKDIMFGTAAAILVLNGLAVLAGGLVSEFIPDWLIKTAAALAFLYFAASTIAGDDDDEEEEGGKSKIKFAPLAVFCTFFLAELGDKTQLTAITFGANEGMESALIVWIGCSLGLFAADILGMFVGYLLKSKTPEGLLNTLAFVIFSVFGVYTFYQGLKLISTGVCPIPVWPGLIVVTVAFAVLCVCLFVRREKKVK encoded by the coding sequence ATGTTATTGTTTTTAAAGATATTTTTTACTGAATTCATAGCAGAGATGGGGGACAAAACCCAGCTCATGCTTATTGCTCTTACTCCTAAATATAAGTTAAAAGATATTATGTTCGGAACCGCTGCAGCAATCCTTGTACTTAATGGACTGGCTGTTCTTGCAGGCGGACTTGTCAGCGAATTTATTCCGGACTGGCTCATCAAGACTGCAGCAGCACTTGCATTTCTTTACTTTGCTGCATCAACGATCGCCGGTGATGATGACGATGAAGAGGAAGAGGGCGGTAAATCAAAGATTAAGTTCGCTCCACTCGCAGTTTTCTGTACATTTTTCTTAGCAGAACTTGGAGATAAAACACAGCTTACTGCCATTACATTTGGTGCAAATGAAGGTATGGAATCAGCACTTATTGTATGGATCGGATGTTCACTTGGACTTTTTGCAGCAGATATTCTTGGAATGTTCGTCGGCTATCTTTTAAAGAGCAAGACTCCGGAAGGACTGCTTAATACACTTGCATTTGTGATCTTCTCTGTATTCGGTGTGTACACATTCTATCAGGGACTTAAACTTATCAGCACAGGTGTCTGTCCAATCCCGGTATGGCCGGGACTTATCGTGGTAACTGTTGCGTTTGCTGTTTTATGTGTCTGTCTTTTTGTGAGAAGAGAAAAAAAAGTTAAATAA
- a CDS encoding DUF6440 family protein encodes MTGTEIWVDRETGVNYVFHFSGYAGGLTPLLDKDGKPVVTPIED; translated from the coding sequence ATGACAGGAACTGAAATCTGGGTTGACAGAGAAACAGGCGTAAATTATGTATTTCATTTCAGTGGGTATGCAGGTGGATTGACACCGTTACTGGATAAGGATGGAAAACCGGTTGTTACTCCGATTGAGGATTAA
- a CDS encoding M20 family metallopeptidase, with amino-acid sequence MDIKEQIHGLTEEMLANLGRLVAIDSQLGTPAEGMPFGEGPAKALEEGLKIAEELGFKTVNLDNYCGYAEMGEGEEIVGIAGHLDIVPVGGDWNYDPFKLTRDGDYVYGRGTTDDKGPVLEALYAMKLLRDSGVKLNKRVRLIMGCNEETGSKCMEHYNEVAEELSCGFTPDASFPCIHGEKGHMGIMAYSKNTKIISADGGFVSNAVCDSCTIVVPAEPGLKEKMEAALSETKLQEYKLTEENGQLSIYAKGVPAHASTPTLGVNAAGVTFECLEKAGFEDDFVKFYNTHIGTSCDGSEIGLKFADEYGDLTLCNGIIKTENGVVSCTIDIRVPVTLKAGEVRKMCADRLEDENGRMEILEIGDPLFFPRESPLVNALYKAYTDVTGDTENKPMVIGGGTYAKSLKNIIAFGPEKMGIDYRIHSADEYILVSGMEEAVLIYMEAIKNLLAI; translated from the coding sequence ATGGATATTAAAGAACAAATTCATGGATTAACAGAGGAAATGCTTGCAAACCTTGGCAGACTGGTAGCAATTGACTCCCAGCTTGGAACTCCTGCAGAGGGAATGCCGTTTGGTGAGGGACCTGCCAAAGCATTGGAAGAGGGACTGAAAATTGCCGAAGAACTTGGTTTCAAGACCGTAAATCTGGACAACTACTGCGGTTACGCAGAGATGGGTGAGGGTGAAGAAATCGTAGGTATTGCCGGACATCTTGACATTGTACCTGTAGGCGGCGACTGGAACTATGATCCATTTAAACTGACACGCGACGGTGATTACGTTTATGGACGTGGAACAACTGATGACAAAGGACCAGTTCTGGAGGCTCTTTATGCAATGAAACTTCTCCGTGACTCCGGCGTGAAATTGAACAAGAGAGTCCGTCTGATCATGGGATGCAACGAAGAAACCGGCTCCAAATGCATGGAACATTATAATGAAGTAGCAGAAGAACTATCCTGCGGCTTTACACCGGATGCCAGCTTCCCATGTATCCATGGTGAAAAAGGCCATATGGGAATAATGGCATATTCCAAGAATACAAAGATCATTTCTGCAGACGGTGGTTTCGTATCCAATGCAGTGTGCGATTCCTGCACCATTGTTGTTCCGGCAGAACCAGGACTGAAAGAAAAAATGGAAGCAGCACTTTCTGAAACAAAACTTCAGGAATACAAACTGACAGAAGAGAACGGACAGCTCAGCATCTATGCAAAAGGCGTTCCTGCACATGCCAGCACACCGACTCTCGGCGTGAATGCAGCAGGCGTTACTTTTGAATGCCTGGAGAAAGCAGGATTCGAAGATGATTTCGTGAAATTCTACAATACACATATCGGCACATCCTGCGATGGTTCAGAAATCGGACTGAAATTTGCAGATGAGTACGGAGATCTTACCTTATGTAACGGAATCATCAAGACTGAAAACGGCGTTGTTTCCTGTACCATCGATATCCGTGTTCCTGTCACATTAAAAGCAGGCGAAGTCCGCAAAATGTGTGCAGACAGACTGGAAGACGAAAACGGCCGTATGGAAATCCTGGAGATCGGTGATCCGTTATTCTTCCCAAGAGAATCCCCACTTGTAAATGCTTTATACAAAGCATATACAGATGTAACAGGCGATACTGAGAACAAACCAATGGTAATCGGCGGCGGAACTTACGCAAAATCCCTCAAGAACATCATCGCATTCGGACCTGAGAAAATGGGAATCGACTACAGAATCCACAGCGCGGATGAATATATTCTTGTATCTGGAATGGAAGAAGCAGTTCTGATTTATATGGAGGCTATTAAGAATCTTCTGGCTATCTGA
- a CDS encoding LysR family transcriptional regulator gives MDLRVLRYFLTVAKEQSFTKAAEQLHITQPTLSRQLAALEEELETPLFKRGGHHITLTDEGILLKRRALEIIDLEERLIDEFKGNKELIEGTITIGCGEFAAVETLAKICKQFRQKYPMIQIALHTATADIVSEMMNKGLVDIGMFLEPVDTEGFDYVRIKSSDHWVVGMCPDDPLAEKEYITKEDLLEKPLILPERVNIQSELANWFGKDFKKLNIAFTSNLGTNAGVMAMYGLGYPVSIEGAPKYWREDLLVQRKLSPEIKTSTVIAWRRHIPHSRAVNKFIDEVNAFEA, from the coding sequence ATGGACTTACGAGTATTACGCTACTTCCTGACAGTAGCAAAAGAGCAAAGCTTTACAAAAGCCGCCGAACAACTTCATATTACCCAACCAACCCTTTCCCGTCAGCTTGCAGCCCTTGAAGAGGAACTGGAAACACCACTCTTTAAGCGCGGCGGCCATCATATCACACTCACGGACGAGGGCATTCTGCTGAAACGCAGAGCACTGGAAATCATAGACCTGGAAGAGCGTCTGATAGATGAGTTCAAAGGAAACAAGGAACTCATCGAGGGTACGATTACCATCGGATGTGGAGAATTCGCAGCAGTAGAGACTCTGGCGAAGATATGCAAACAGTTCAGACAAAAATATCCCATGATACAGATTGCGCTTCACACAGCAACTGCCGACATCGTCAGCGAAATGATGAACAAGGGTCTGGTAGACATTGGAATGTTTCTGGAACCGGTAGATACAGAGGGCTTCGATTACGTCAGGATTAAAAGCAGCGACCACTGGGTAGTAGGAATGTGCCCCGACGATCCTCTTGCTGAAAAAGAATATATTACAAAAGAAGACCTGCTTGAAAAACCTCTGATTTTGCCGGAGCGTGTCAACATCCAGAGCGAACTTGCCAATTGGTTTGGAAAAGACTTCAAAAAACTCAATATCGCATTTACAAGCAACCTCGGAACCAATGCAGGAGTCATGGCAATGTATGGACTTGGCTATCCTGTTTCCATAGAGGGAGCACCAAAGTACTGGAGAGAGGATCTGCTTGTCCAGCGGAAACTTTCCCCGGAAATTAAAACAAGCACCGTGATTGCATGGCGGAGACACATTCCGCATTCCCGTGCAGTAAATAAATTTATCGATGAAGTTAATGCTTTTGAGGCATAA
- a CDS encoding flavodoxin, with protein sequence MAKKLVAYFSANGTTKRVAEMVAEAADADLYEIEPTVPYTKADLNWMDKNSRSSIEMKDKTSRPEIKPTDAKVADYDEILIGFPIWWYVAPTIINTFLEAYDFSGKKITLFATSGGSGFGKTVQELQPSAPGAEIREGKLLNGGSKQEIETWVKSL encoded by the coding sequence ATGGCAAAAAAATTAGTAGCATATTTCAGTGCAAACGGAACAACAAAGAGAGTAGCAGAAATGGTTGCCGAAGCAGCAGACGCAGACCTGTATGAAATCGAACCAACCGTACCATACACAAAAGCAGATTTAAACTGGATGGACAAGAATTCCAGAAGCAGCATAGAAATGAAAGACAAAACATCCAGACCGGAAATCAAACCAACAGATGCAAAAGTAGCAGACTACGATGAAATCCTCATCGGTTTTCCAATCTGGTGGTATGTAGCTCCGACCATCATCAACACATTCCTGGAAGCTTATGATTTCTCAGGAAAGAAGATCACACTCTTCGCAACATCCGGTGGAAGCGGATTCGGAAAAACAGTTCAGGAATTACAGCCATCCGCACCAGGCGCAGAAATCCGTGAGGGCAAACTCCTTAACGGTGGAAGCAAACAGGAAATTGAGACTTGGGTTAAATCTTTATAA
- a CDS encoding carboxymuconolactone decarboxylase family protein, with protein sequence MAKIVQTAGRNALGEFAPEFAHFNDDVLFGENWNNQDIDVKTRSIITVVALMASGITDSSLKFHLQNAKDHGVTQKEIAAIITHVAFYTGWPKGWAVFNLAKEIWQNGEGDLPYEDEAMRAHAKSMVFPIGAPNDAFAQYFIGKSYLAPVSTSQVGIFNVTFEPGCRNNWHIHHAKNGGGQILVCVAGRGYYQEEGKEAIELKPGDCINIPAEVKHWHGAAPDSWFSHLAVEVPGEESSNEWCEAVSDEEYGKLK encoded by the coding sequence ATGGCAAAGATTGTACAGACAGCAGGCAGAAATGCACTGGGAGAATTTGCTCCGGAATTTGCACATTTCAACGATGATGTACTCTTCGGAGAAAACTGGAATAACCAGGACATTGACGTAAAAACAAGAAGCATCATCACAGTAGTAGCATTAATGGCATCAGGAATCACAGATTCTTCCCTGAAATTCCATTTACAGAATGCAAAAGACCACGGCGTAACACAGAAAGAAATCGCAGCAATCATCACACACGTAGCATTCTACACAGGATGGCCCAAAGGATGGGCAGTATTTAACCTTGCAAAAGAAATCTGGCAGAACGGCGAGGGAGATCTTCCATACGAAGATGAAGCCATGAGAGCACATGCAAAATCCATGGTATTTCCGATTGGTGCACCAAACGATGCATTCGCTCAGTATTTCATCGGAAAGAGCTATCTGGCACCTGTATCCACAAGCCAGGTTGGAATCTTCAATGTAACATTTGAGCCTGGATGCCGAAATAACTGGCATATTCACCATGCAAAGAACGGCGGAGGACAGATCCTCGTATGTGTTGCAGGACGTGGATACTATCAGGAAGAGGGAAAAGAAGCCATCGAGCTGAAACCAGGTGACTGCATCAACATTCCTGCAGAAGTAAAACACTGGCACGGCGCAGCACCGGACAGCTGGTTCTCCCACCTTGCAGTTGAAGTTCCGGGAGAAGAAAGCTCCAATGAATGGTGCGAAGCAGTTTCAGATGAAGAATATGGTAAATTAAAATAA